Proteins from a single region of Drosophila biarmipes strain raj3 chromosome 3R, RU_DBia_V1.1, whole genome shotgun sequence:
- the LOC108032157 gene encoding calphotin isoform X1, giving the protein MEPAATPPPASAPVAAPAAPTAVAPPVQVATPAAVTTAAAAPIVATPTAAAPPVASVPPATVTVAPIVTTPPAAAPPVASVTPATVTAPAPVAAAPAPIPVAASPSAAAPAAAAPVASVAPPVVATPTPVASSPVAVAPVTTAQPAAETPVAVPPTVAAPSTPAAAPSTPAAAPSTPAAATSEVAPVITAPPVAIAPVTSEPSVAVVAVTAEQPVAVAPVIAEPPVVVAPVITEQPVAVAPVITEPPVAVAPVIAEPPVAVAAAVAEPPVAVAPVIAEPPVAVAPVIAEPPVAVAPVIAEQPVAVAPVIAEQPIAVAPVIAEPSVAVAPVIAEPPVAAAPVIAEPPVAIPPVIAEPQVAPVITEPPVAVASVTAEPPVAIAPVISEPPVAIALVIAEQPVAVAPVITEPPVAVAPVIAEPPAAVAPVITEPPVAAAPVIAEAQVAATPVITATPAAVAPVTSEIPVAAPPVIAEAAVIAAIPVAETLADIPPTVATPAVATSTPSTEVTAADPVVVAPPTPSETPVVVPAPVVAETPVAPAVIAPPSETQEVAPVITAAPVAVAPVIAAPAETPAATDPITSAQPAVSPAEGASIPPVEFTDAPVAVADPIPPEAPAAEISLPVEASVAPVPESQIIPAEVSPDVADTTTPAPAQEVAPQEPVSEVIPDPEPIAATPAEPSPVEPAAAVQESVIIPAEIPGSVAEPLPEVPKPSPETVPDPTPIADPITDPEPVVSTVTEPTSVAEITTAKVVETIKTEPIVEATKPVTEPLVSPAKTAVPIPEAGVSPAEPEVPTVQEIPAAEIPETTTKPVEDVVEQIPIEEPAAAAEEVAKPPEVDVVSVEPAPEIVGETPAAVEVVQSSPEPVISEAPAVEEPIAAQEVPITEKKPVEEVLAEAVPDQPSPPQDSVPVAKITPLLRDLQTTDVSLLAIAATLDAIGEKLKDQKARNQQVMDRLCEIEKILGPPKSN; this is encoded by the coding sequence ATGGAACCAGCAGCGACTCCACCTCCTGCTTCTGCCCCAGTGGCGGCACCTGCGGCTCCAACAGCAGTGGCTCCTCCCGTCCAAGTGGCCACTCCCGCGGCAGTTACTACTGCGGCAGCGGCACCGATTGTAGCAACACCTACTGCAGCGGCACCTCCCGTTGCAAGTGTGCCACCTGCAACAGTTACAGTGGCACCGATTGTGACAACACCTCCTGCAGCTGCACCCCCCGTTGCAAGTGTGACACCTGCAACAGTtactgctcctgctcccgtcgctgcagctcctgctccaATTCCTGTCGCCGCTTCTCCTTCAGCCGCAgcccctgctgctgcagccCCAGTCGCATCTGTGGCGCCTCCAGTTGTTGCAACACCTACACCCGTTGCATCGTCTCCAGTTGCCGTAGCTCCTGTGACCACTGCCCAACCTGCTGCTGAAACTCCGGTTGCTGTTCCACCAACTGTTGCAGCACCATCGACTCCTGCTGCAGCACCATCGACTCCTGCTGCAGCACCATCGACTCCTGCTGCAGCAACTTCAGAAGTTGCTCCAGTGATCACTGCCCCACCAGTTGCTATTGCTCCTGTGACATCTGAAccatctgttgctgttgttgctgtgacAGCTGAACAaccagttgctgttgctcctgTAATTGCTGAACCACCCGTTGTAGTTGCTCCTGTGATAACTGAACAACCTGTAGCTGTTGCTCCTGTGATTACTGAACCaccagttgctgttgctcctgTGATCGCTGAACCaccagttgcagttgctgctgcagtcgcTGAACCACCCGTTGCAGTTGCTCCTGTGATCGCTGAACCACCCGTTGCAGTTGCTCCTGTGATCGCTGAACCACCCGTTGCAGTTGCTCCTGTGATAGCTGAACAACCTGTAGCTGTTGCTCCTGTGATAGCTGAACAGCCTATAGCCGTTGCTCCTGTGATCGCTGAACCATCAGTTGCTGTTGCCCCTGTAATCGCTGAACCACCCGTTGCAGCTGCTCCTGTGATCGCTGAACCTCCAGTTGCAATTCCTCCTGTGATCGCTGAACCACAAGTTGCTCCTGTGATTACTGAACCAccagttgctgttgcttctGTGACAGCTGAACCACCAGTTGCAATTGCTCCTGTGATATCTGAACCACCAGTTGCAATTGCTCTTGTAATAGCTGAACAACCCGTAGCTGTTGCTCCTGTGATTACTGAACCACCAGTTGCAGTTGCTCCTGTAATCGCTGAACCACCAGCTGCAGTTGCTCCAGTGATCACTGAACCCCCAGTTGCAGCTGCTCCAGTGATCGCTGAAGCACAAGTTGCTGCTACTCCTGTTATTACTGCCAcacctgctgctgttgctcctgTGACCTCTGAAATACCAgttgctgctcctcctgtGATTGCTGAAGCTGCAGTGATTGCTGCAATACCTGTTGCTGAAACTCTGGCGGATATCCCACCAACTGTTGCTACTCCCGCTGTTGCAACATCAACACCCTCAACCGAAGTCACTGCCGCTGATCCAGTGGTCGTTGCACCACCAACACCATCGGAAACACCGGTCGTTGTTCCTGCTCCTGTTGTCGCCGAGACTCCGGTTGCTCCTGCTGTGATTGCACCGCCTTCCGAGACTCAAGAAGTTGCTCCTGTAATCACTGCTGCaccagttgctgttgctcctgTTATTGCTGCACCCGCTGAGACTCCGGCTGCCACTGATCCCATAACTAGTGCACAGCCTGCCGTCTCTCCAGCAGAAGGAGCTTCTATACCACCAGTTGAATTTACCGATGCACCAGTAGCAGTTGCAGATCCCATTCCTCCTGAGGCACCAGCTGCAGAAATTTCTCTTCCAGTGGAAGCTTCAGTTGCACCAGTTCCGGAATCACAAATTATCCCTGCGGAAGTATCTCCCGATGTAGCGGACACCACAACACCTGCTCCTGCTCAAGAAGTTGCTCCGCAGGAACCAGTTTCAGAAGTAATACCTGATCCGGAACCAATAGCAGCCACTCCTGCAGAGCCCTCGCCAGTAGAGCCTGCAGCAGCGGTTCAGGAATCAGTGATTATCCCAGCCGAAATTCCAGGTTCGGTTGCAGAACCTCTTCCAGAGGTTCCCAAACCTTCTCCAGAAACAGTGCCAGATCCTACCCCTATTGCAGATCCCATAACAGACCCGGAGCCTGTGGTTTCCACTGTCACCGAACCCACTTCAGTGGCTGAAATAACTACAGCAAAAGTCGTCGAAACCATTAAAACTGAACCTATCGTGGAGGCGACCAAGCCAGTAACTGAACCTTTGGTAAGTCCTGCAAAAACTGCAGTGCCTATCCCAGAAGCGGGTGTTTCACCAGCTGAACCAGAAGTTCCAACAGTCCAGGAGATCCCTGCAGCTGAAATTCCAGAGACGACAACGAAACCAGTTGAGGATGTGGTCGAACAGATTCCTATCGAGGAACCAGCAGCGGCTGCTGAAGAGGTAGCGAAACCTCCAGAAGTAGATGTTGTTTCAGTCGAACCAGCTCCTGAGATAGTTGGCGAAACTCCAGCTGCTGTCGAAGTGGTCCAATCCTCACCAGAACCAGTGATTTCAGAAGCGCCAGCTGTCGAAGAACCAATTGCTGCTCAAGAAGTGCCAATTACCGAAAAAAAACCGGTGGAAGAGGTGCTGGCAGAGGCAGTCCCTGATCAACCATCTCCACCACAAGATTCTGTTCCAGTGGCAAAGATAACTCCTTTGCTGCGGGATCTTCAGACTACCGATGTGTCATTATTGGCCATTGCAGCCACCTTGGATGCCATTGGAGAGAAGCTGAAGGACCAAAAGGCCAGAAATCAGCAAGTAATGGATAGACTTTGCGAAATCGAAAAGATTCTGGGCCCTCCGAAATCAAATTAG
- the LOC108032157 gene encoding calphotin isoform X2 codes for MEPAATPPPASAPVAAPAAPTAVAPPVQVATPAAVTTAAAAPIVATPTAAAPPVASVPPATVTVAPIVTTPPAAAPPVASVTPATVTAPAPVAAAPAPIPVAASPSAAAPAAAAPVASVAPPVVATPTPVASSPVAVAPVTTAQPAAETPVAVPPTVAAPSTPAAAPSTPAAAPSTPAAATSEVAPVITAPPVAIAPVTSEPSVAVVAVTAEQPVAVAPVIAEPPVVVAPVITEQPVAVAPVITEPPVAVAPVIAEPPVAVAAAVAEPPVAVAPVIAEPPVAVAPVIAEPPVAVAPVIAEQPVAVAPVIAEQPIAVAPVIAEPSVAVAPVIAEPPVAAAPVIAEPPVAIPPVIAEPQVAPVITEPPVAVASVTAEPPVAIAPVISEPPVAIALVIAEQPVAVAPVITEPPVAVAPVIAEPPAAVAPVITEPPVAAAPVIAEAQVAATPVITATPAAVAPVTSEIPVAAPPVIAEAAVIAAIPVAETLADIPPTVATPAVATSTPSTEVTAADPVVVAPPTPSETPVVVPAPVVAETPVAPAVIAPPSETQEVAPVITAAPVAVAPVIAAPAETPAATDPITSAQPAVSPAEGASIPPVEFTDAPVAVADPIPPEAPAAEISLPVEASVAPVPESQIIPAEVSPDVADTTTPAPAQEVAPQEPVSEVIPDPEPIAATPAEPSPVEPAAAVQESVIIPAEIPDPITDPEPVVSTVTEPTSVAEITTAKVVETIKTEPIVEATKPVTEPLVSPAKTAVPIPEAGVSPAEPEVPTVQEIPAAEIPETTTKPVEDVVEQIPIEEPAAAAEEVAKPPEVDVVSVEPAPEIVGETPAAVEVVQSSPEPVISEAPAVEEPIAAQEVPITEKKPVEEVLAEAVPDQPSPPQDSVPVAKITPLLRDLQTTDVSLLAIAATLDAIGEKLKDQKARNQQVMDRLCEIEKILGPPKSN; via the exons ATGGAACCAGCAGCGACTCCACCTCCTGCTTCTGCCCCAGTGGCGGCACCTGCGGCTCCAACAGCAGTGGCTCCTCCCGTCCAAGTGGCCACTCCCGCGGCAGTTACTACTGCGGCAGCGGCACCGATTGTAGCAACACCTACTGCAGCGGCACCTCCCGTTGCAAGTGTGCCACCTGCAACAGTTACAGTGGCACCGATTGTGACAACACCTCCTGCAGCTGCACCCCCCGTTGCAAGTGTGACACCTGCAACAGTtactgctcctgctcccgtcgctgcagctcctgctccaATTCCTGTCGCCGCTTCTCCTTCAGCCGCAgcccctgctgctgcagccCCAGTCGCATCTGTGGCGCCTCCAGTTGTTGCAACACCTACACCCGTTGCATCGTCTCCAGTTGCCGTAGCTCCTGTGACCACTGCCCAACCTGCTGCTGAAACTCCGGTTGCTGTTCCACCAACTGTTGCAGCACCATCGACTCCTGCTGCAGCACCATCGACTCCTGCTGCAGCACCATCGACTCCTGCTGCAGCAACTTCAGAAGTTGCTCCAGTGATCACTGCCCCACCAGTTGCTATTGCTCCTGTGACATCTGAAccatctgttgctgttgttgctgtgacAGCTGAACAaccagttgctgttgctcctgTAATTGCTGAACCACCCGTTGTAGTTGCTCCTGTGATAACTGAACAACCTGTAGCTGTTGCTCCTGTGATTACTGAACCaccagttgctgttgctcctgTGATCGCTGAACCaccagttgcagttgctgctgcagtcgcTGAACCACCCGTTGCAGTTGCTCCTGTGATCGCTGAACCACCCGTTGCAGTTGCTCCTGTGATCGCTGAACCACCCGTTGCAGTTGCTCCTGTGATAGCTGAACAACCTGTAGCTGTTGCTCCTGTGATAGCTGAACAGCCTATAGCCGTTGCTCCTGTGATCGCTGAACCATCAGTTGCTGTTGCCCCTGTAATCGCTGAACCACCCGTTGCAGCTGCTCCTGTGATCGCTGAACCTCCAGTTGCAATTCCTCCTGTGATCGCTGAACCACAAGTTGCTCCTGTGATTACTGAACCAccagttgctgttgcttctGTGACAGCTGAACCACCAGTTGCAATTGCTCCTGTGATATCTGAACCACCAGTTGCAATTGCTCTTGTAATAGCTGAACAACCCGTAGCTGTTGCTCCTGTGATTACTGAACCACCAGTTGCAGTTGCTCCTGTAATCGCTGAACCACCAGCTGCAGTTGCTCCAGTGATCACTGAACCCCCAGTTGCAGCTGCTCCAGTGATCGCTGAAGCACAAGTTGCTGCTACTCCTGTTATTACTGCCAcacctgctgctgttgctcctgTGACCTCTGAAATACCAgttgctgctcctcctgtGATTGCTGAAGCTGCAGTGATTGCTGCAATACCTGTTGCTGAAACTCTGGCGGATATCCCACCAACTGTTGCTACTCCCGCTGTTGCAACATCAACACCCTCAACCGAAGTCACTGCCGCTGATCCAGTGGTCGTTGCACCACCAACACCATCGGAAACACCGGTCGTTGTTCCTGCTCCTGTTGTCGCCGAGACTCCGGTTGCTCCTGCTGTGATTGCACCGCCTTCCGAGACTCAAGAAGTTGCTCCTGTAATCACTGCTGCaccagttgctgttgctcctgTTATTGCTGCACCCGCTGAGACTCCGGCTGCCACTGATCCCATAACTAGTGCACAGCCTGCCGTCTCTCCAGCAGAAGGAGCTTCTATACCACCAGTTGAATTTACCGATGCACCAGTAGCAGTTGCAGATCCCATTCCTCCTGAGGCACCAGCTGCAGAAATTTCTCTTCCAGTGGAAGCTTCAGTTGCACCAGTTCCGGAATCACAAATTATCCCTGCGGAAGTATCTCCCGATGTAGCGGACACCACAACACCTGCTCCTGCTCAAGAAGTTGCTCCGCAGGAACCAGTTTCAGAAGTAATACCTGATCCGGAACCAATAGCAGCCACTCCTGCAGAGCCCTCGCCAGTAGAGCCTGCAGCAGCGGTTCAGGAATCAGTGATTATCCCAGCCGAAATTCCAG ATCCCATAACAGACCCGGAGCCTGTGGTTTCCACTGTCACCGAACCCACTTCAGTGGCTGAAATAACTACAGCAAAAGTCGTCGAAACCATTAAAACTGAACCTATCGTGGAGGCGACCAAGCCAGTAACTGAACCTTTGGTAAGTCCTGCAAAAACTGCAGTGCCTATCCCAGAAGCGGGTGTTTCACCAGCTGAACCAGAAGTTCCAACAGTCCAGGAGATCCCTGCAGCTGAAATTCCAGAGACGACAACGAAACCAGTTGAGGATGTGGTCGAACAGATTCCTATCGAGGAACCAGCAGCGGCTGCTGAAGAGGTAGCGAAACCTCCAGAAGTAGATGTTGTTTCAGTCGAACCAGCTCCTGAGATAGTTGGCGAAACTCCAGCTGCTGTCGAAGTGGTCCAATCCTCACCAGAACCAGTGATTTCAGAAGCGCCAGCTGTCGAAGAACCAATTGCTGCTCAAGAAGTGCCAATTACCGAAAAAAAACCGGTGGAAGAGGTGCTGGCAGAGGCAGTCCCTGATCAACCATCTCCACCACAAGATTCTGTTCCAGTGGCAAAGATAACTCCTTTGCTGCGGGATCTTCAGACTACCGATGTGTCATTATTGGCCATTGCAGCCACCTTGGATGCCATTGGAGAGAAGCTGAAGGACCAAAAGGCCAGAAATCAGCAAGTAATGGATAGACTTTGCGAAATCGAAAAGATTCTGGGCCCTCCGAAATCAAATTAG